The sequence below is a genomic window from Lolium perenne isolate Kyuss_39 chromosome 4, Kyuss_2.0, whole genome shotgun sequence.
GTAGGTTCTGTTTCAGTTGTATGGCCTATTTGGAAAACAAGAAACATATCTTGTTTTCAAAAAAATCGCTATGGAGACCCACAAGCGTTATTACTCTTGTTCATCATTTCATTAACACTTAGACGAAATTGCAAAAAAAATGGCTTGCGAAAGTTACTGCTACACGGGGCTAGAAAGATGGCGCATGTGGCGCAGGAGGTCTTCGGGCAGAATCATGGATGGAATCCTATGAGGAGGAGGATTACCACCTAGTTTGGTTTCTACAAAACTTCCTCACGACAAATACGCAACATCGTCATCTGTCATCGTTTGTCTTAGCTATTTTTCTCTGTAGTGGTGTGTAACCTGAAAACCTATAATTTTGGTTCAAATACGTAGCCTCTGGTTTGTTGCTTGGATGGTTAGTCTTCCTTCTAACCTTTTTTTATTTCAAGTTGGATAGTTAGCAGGATGGATGTGTGCATctatttgatgcagaggctgggtgatACCCATTTCTAAAAAAAAATATAATGGTGTGCCTGACTCAATTTCTAATGAAACTGGGGATCCCGTGTGGGGTTCCTTTTCTCGAAAGGTAGTAGCATCCACAATTATTTTATGTTCATTCGTGATGAGTACGTAGAAGCGATGATATTAATTCAATAGCACCCAAAGAGAGTAAACATGATGAAAATTGTTATCAAACCCAATTATAATTTGCTAAAAACATTTAACCACGATAGAAAATTAATAGTGTCAAACTCTAGAAGTTTCTAGAAATTTGCTTACCTGATAAACCCCTACAAAAAGTTACAAAGATAGTTTTAGGTTGCATGATATCTAAAACTCCACCGGTATATTTTTTAATAATGAAGCGAGTAGAACACACGCAGACACAAAAATTATATATATGCATTGTATTATTCATCCAATTTTCTAAACGTAATTCAAAATTGGATACCGTGGAGTAGAATCAAAGTTAGGCTCATTCTttcttctcctctctctctcctgtGAACAGTTCCCGAGCCTCTTCCTTCGGTCTCTCCGCCCGGCGCCCCTCCCCTTCTCCGCCAGCGGTGCTGCTGCTTGGCGTGGGGATGGGAGAGGAGGCTTGGGCTATAGTGTAGATAGTAGTTCTCCTTCCTCTTTCCTATGTAGGTGTAGGGTTAGATCTAGGCTTTGGGCTTGTCCCAGTCTTACCTTTATGGAGTTTGGCTTGATGCCATGGAGGCTCGTCACTCCGGTGTCCTGGCGCGGCACCGAGTGGTCTCCGGTGATGCTCCCTGTCGAATCTTCAAGGTGGAGGTGCGGTGGTGGTGGCAGATCCGGCGAGTCCTTCCTCAATAAGCGCCGCCTTGGATCTTGCTGCATGGATCTTGAAGAGCTTCTATGTCCCTCTTGCCGTCAAGGTGGCGGCAGAGGCAGAGGATCTCCTCTCGGTCGGTGGCGGTATGATCCTCGCCGCTTCGGAGCTCTTCATCGCACGCAACACACGGGGACTGTGCTCGTCTCTGTGATTCATGGCCAAGATGGTGGCCCTTCTTCTACCTCCATGATGGAGGCCCAACTGATCTGCTGCTGGAGCTCGACGCTGATAGATggtcaagtggttcgtccccgaccTTCCAGCGGTAGCCAGGGGCTTGATCTGGTCGTCGGACATGAGCGTTCGAGCTTACTGCGCTCGGAGCTCGGCGGAATCGCCTGGAGTTCGTCGGCGTTGGGTGGCAGAGGCACCTCTAGACTCGATTGCTTTTTCTGTTTCTTAGTTAGGGTGTTTTTAGTAAAATGGAGGGTCCCTTCTTCAAATATTAGGTTTCTTAGGGCAAGAGTTGTTAAGGGGTCTTTCTGTAATTTGTACCTGCCACATGGTTCTCTATAAAAGCTCCACCGGGTCTTTTGACCCCACTTGTGTTCAAAAAAAAGTTATCTATTAAATTGTGCTTACGAGAATGTAAATGCTGAAAGGACCAAGTGTTTGTATAAAATTCAAGGGTCATCAAAAAAGGGATTGTCTATAAGACTTTGCCACATTTCACAATTTCACAATCGTATTGTAGCAAATAGATAGACAATCACAATTCACATAGTGTAATTAATTAAGAGCCAACAACAACATATTTTTGTTATTAagcgattttttttttgaattaatGACTTGTAAAGCAGATAGTTTTTAGCGAGCAATTTTGATAATTCCACTTGTTCTATAAAAAAATCAAATATATCATATTGAAAGTGTTGATAGATTGATACGATGAATGTTTAAAAAAAATGTATTTCAGAACAAATATAATACCTAGGAATGATAGTAATACAGCATGCATGGAGCCCCATCGTACCAAAGAATCCATGAGTGCCACTCTCCCAATCCATAAGAAGAGGACTCACAATACATCATTGATGGCTAAGAAAAGAGACATATTCATCACCGTCTCACTCCATAAATAAGATGGAGAAGCTCAAGCAAATATTTAATGCATAGAATAGCTTCTTTCAAATCAAACTAAGTGATGTAAAATTTTCACATTTCAAAATTGGCATCAATTTTAGTCCACATCTTTATGATATAAGAAAACACCTCGATGTCATCTTTAGTTCAATTTAAATTTGGCTCGAAGTCACTTATGTGTTCATATGGAAACTTTGAACTTGACGGCATATTCAATTTTCAAAGGTATAAGATAATTTTGAACCGAAAACTGCAAACGGAGCTCTTTATTTTCAAAAATTCGAAAATTATAGttttaagtttcaaaaaaaacCGAAACAAATCCTGGATCTATACAATGATGAAACCTACAAACGtgcaaaatcttaatgtgaaattctttgtattgtagactacacaaaaatgacaaaatctgacagGTTTTACAGTTTTGAAATGTGCACTATTCACTATTCTCATATCCAcatatttgtcatttttgtgtagcctagagaactaagaatttcacattgagattttgcatgtTTGTACATTCCATCATCAGCTACATCCAGGAAAAAAATTAGATTTTTTTAACTTAAAAATATGATatctgaatttttgaaaataaagagctacatgtagctcggtctCCATTTGTCCACTCTCTGTTTTGAACTCCATAGGGTTTTCGCACAAATTGTCTGATACCATATAGGCCTTCTTGTTGTTTTTACTCCTCTTTTATTCTTGTAGCACTTCCTTGAACGATTCATCATATTTATTCCGTCTTTCACTACACtactataaccagatcagatggaAGGGGAGGTGCACCAAGATACATGGGTGCTCTCTGTCTctgccttttttgttttttttaacctGCATATTTCATTTTGTTTTTTTTAACCTGCATATTTCAGTTGTTTCAGTGTCATCAAGTACTTTTCAATGTCATCAAGTACTCAGGTTTATTCATCTCTACGGGCCTGCTTGCCTGAGAAAACAAGCTAGTCAGGGAAGAGAGTATTTTCTTTTCATCATGTATGTAAGGTACAAGTGTTTTCTTTCATTTGTATATGTAGAAGCCATCAGTTGTATATGAGCGGAATTAAGTAAAGCATGCCACAAACAATGTCAGCCACAACACTGTTTGCAAACCAGAACATGCGAAGTAGTAGCATCAGAAAAAATGCACTGACTGTAAAACCTATACTCATTACCATCTTGTATTGTGGACTGATTCAAGAATCCAGTGTTTTTGTTTTCAGTTATAATGTACATCAAAACGTACTGGTTTTCACTTTTATAAATTCCCTAGATATCCATACCTTTTTTATACATCAAGTACAGAAACTAATCAACCGATCCTAAGCTTTGAAGCCAGTCCAGTACAAGAAACAAGTCAGTGAATTCTCTGCTTCAGATAATACTGCTCAGCGCCAAAATCTCGTTTCACTGTGGCATTTGTGGCCTGAGGAAGCCGTGGTTGATGAAATCTTGCAAGGACAGCCGCTCCACTGAAAACAGGCGTCGAAATGTATAATATCCAATGTTTCAGAAATTTTGGGGTGGAGTAAGAGGCAGCATGACCAGTGACGAACCTGGATTTGCGCATAGTAGTCTGGTGCATATGTCGATTGAGTCAGGATGCAGGCTGGGTGTGACGAGTTCCGAGAATGGAAGGGACCTAGTCCTGTTTATGCACTGAAGCAACTAAAGAACGAAATATTTGAGCCAAGGACCACTGTGAAAACTAAATTTCTGATAGCCTTCAACCCTAGTACCTGCACATTGCTTCTACCGCGGAACGGCGGGTAACCATTCAAGAGCTCAAAGAGGATGGCACCGATACTCCACAAGTCTACCTGCACAAAAGAGATGTTCAGATTTCTCCTATTCGTGTTGATAAAAATTGTTGGGCATGTGAGCACGTGCAGCATACCTTGTCATCGTACTTCTGAAACAGCATGACTTCTGGGGCCATGTACAAACGGGTGCCACAGGCTGTGTCTGCAAACTCCCCAGGATGAAGAACCCTAACAAGCAGCAACAAATGTTCCTTTCAACTTTGTTTGTCCAAAAACATGATGCCCAAGCCTAAGGAGCCTAACTTATCAGATTACAACCAGTCCATCAAGTTTAGCATCACGATGTGTTTTTTTAGCTGCTACTGTTATGTGGCTCAGTGGCTAGCAGATGTTGAAAGAACGTCTAATGATTTCGCAGGTAACTGAAAGAATAGAAGTTCTGCTTGCATTCCTATTTCAGTCCAAGAGTTGTACATTTTAGAACGTACCTGGAGAGGCCGAAATCAGATATTTTGAGTATCGCATTGCTGTCAGGACAAGAGAGTAGGATATTCTGCAACATTCAACGCTTCCATCAGTTCAAAAGAGATGGTTCAACCTAGTTAGCAAACATTACGCACAAATAAATCAAGAGTGATTTCAGTCACTGGACCTCAGGTTTCAAGTCCCGGTGGACGACATGGTGCCTGCGGAGCACTTGCAAACCAGCTCCTGCCAGCCACAAGGGGCAAGCTCATTTTCTTTCACATCACATCTTGTAAAATTTGACAAACAATTAGGAATGGCTGATGGGTCAATCAATTTACCGATTTGTCTCATGAAATTTCTGGCCACGCGCTCCTCCACCCTGCCGCTCCGCTCGATGTAGCTCGCCAGGTCTCCTCCTTCGCAGAGTTCCATGACGAGGTAGAGGCAGCCCTGAGTCTGAGACAAAATGAACACCAATCCGATTGGTAGGAGAAGACCAGATGACATATACTAATTACGGCCAAGAGAAGGCAGTACCTGGATGACTTCGAGGAGGCGGACGATGTTGGGGTGGCTGACGGCAGCGAGGAAGCGGAGCTCGCAGTCGAGGCTGTCCCGGAGGCGGCCGGGGAGGCCGGCCAGCCACACCTGCTTCACCGCCGCGGGGGCGCCGGTCGACAGCAGGATCGCGCGCCACACGGACGTGAACGGGGGCCTCCCGCCCAGGCGCTCCCGCAGCTCGTAGCCGCTCACCGTCGCCGGCGCCTCCTCCGTACTCCTCCCTGCCATCGACAATATTTTTTTTTAGGGAAATCGAGAAAGAACTAGTAGAAAAATGTGAGAGTACAAGAATAGGACTGAAGATCCAGTGCCCTGAGGTTCACAGGGCACACCGTGCCCCGAGCCCAGCATCTGCCGTTCATTGCCATCCAACGGCCAGTAGAACCCAACAGCACAGGACAGCACTTCGTGTCCCTTCGTCCGCACCCAGGCACGACTCGAGTGAGCGGAAAGGGGGAAATAGCGAGCGCGTTCTCAGGCGGAGCCTGTGCCGCTGCCGCCGTAGCCACAACTTTTTTTTTAATGAAAAGGGGTTGGAACCCCCCAGGTTCCATTTGCATGCAACCAAGTTTGTTCACAGAGTTTATTACAACCGAGCTGCGACCCTCGGGACACCAGGACCGGAGAAATACAACAGGCTAACACCAGAAACTCATTTGTTCAGGCATCAAAACGGGAAAGGAAACCTAAATGATCAAACTCTAAAGTAAAAAACCAACTCCAGCGAGCTCCCCCTGGAACATTTCCTGGTGTCGATGATTTTCTTACTCCATCATCTGAGGACAAGCTCCCCGATCTTTGCCAGAAAGCCCCCTCAGGGAAGTCAGTTCCAGGCTATCCGGAGGAGTTCCCCATGGTGGTGATCCAGAAGGAGCAGATTCGCGTCCAGGAGCACAGAATGTTTGTCCGGGCATAGCAGATGCCAGCTTCTGATCGTATATCTGAGTCGGCGGAGTATGTCCTTGACACCTGGCCATCTTAGCTCCTGGAAACACATTTCATTACGAACTGACCATAAGGTCCACAAAGTAGCCGAAGCAAAAATATTAAGCACTGTATTTTATTATCACTTAACCACCAGCGAGCAACCGATTCAAACGATTTGCCAATGGAAAGCTTAAAGATATCCGAAATGACATCCCAAAGGCTCGTTGCCACAACACATTCGAAGAACAAGTGTTTGGCAGATTCAtgttcattgcaaaataaacaggaatcatcatcaacagtCCTTCTCTTACTCAAATTATCTCTGG
It includes:
- the LOC127294210 gene encoding serine/threonine-protein kinase ATG1t isoform X2; translation: MAGRSTEEAPATVSGYELRERLGGRPPFTSVWRAILLSTGAPAAVKQVWLAGLPGRLRDSLDCELRFLAAVSHPNIVRLLEVIQTQGCLYLVMELCEGGDLASYIERSGRVEERVARNFMRQIGAGLQVLRRHHVVHRDLKPENILLSCPDSNAILKISDFGLSRVLHPGEFADTACGTRLYMAPEVMLFQKYDDKVDLWSIGAILFELLNGYPPFRGRSNVQCINRTRSLPFSELVTPSLHPDSIDICTRLLCANPVERLSLQDFINHGFLRPQMPQ
- the LOC127294210 gene encoding serine/threonine-protein kinase ATG1t isoform X1, with the protein product MAGRSTEEAPATVSGYELRERLGGRPPFTSVWRAILLSTGAPAAVKQVWLAGLPGRLRDSLDCELRFLAAVSHPNIVRLLEVIQTQGCLYLVMELCEGGDLASYIERSGRVEERVARNFMRQIGAGLQVLRRHHVVHRDLKPENILLSCPDSNAILKISDFGLSRVLHPGEFADTACGTRLYMAPEVMLFQKYDDKVDLWSIGAILFELLNGYPPFRGRSNVQLLQCINRTRSLPFSELVTPSLHPDSIDICTRLLCANPVERLSLQDFINHGFLRPQMPQ